The Halobellus sp. MBLA0158 genome has a window encoding:
- the coaBC gene encoding bifunctional phosphopantothenoylcysteine decarboxylase/phosphopantothenate--cysteine ligase CoaBC codes for MLEGVNVALGVSGSIAAVKVVELAHELRRQGASVRGVMTESARGIVHPWAVEFATDNDVVTEITGRVEHVELCGRDGWADVLLIAPATANTVGKIAGAVDDTPVTTCATTALGADVPVVIAPAMHEPMYDHPGVLDAIDRVASWDVDFVDPRIEEGKAKIATEAAIVTATARATAEQSLAGRHVVVTSGATAEAIDPVRILTNRASGKTGRAVARACHVRGADVTLVHPDGDVHYADAVTVESAAEMRDAVLDSVDADTDAVVSAAAISDYTVDRADEKLRSGEERTLELRPTPKLLDDVREAHPDLPIVGFKAETSGDDAEMTEAARGILDRVGLAFVVANDASVMGDDETRTLFVDGDDAVEFSGTKTELGGAIADRIATVVSESDPDSASASDSDADSDSAPAPE; via the coding sequence GGCAGGGGGCGTCGGTCCGCGGCGTGATGACCGAGAGCGCGCGGGGCATCGTCCACCCCTGGGCGGTCGAGTTCGCGACCGACAACGACGTCGTGACCGAGATCACGGGCCGGGTCGAACACGTCGAGCTCTGCGGCCGCGACGGCTGGGCCGACGTGTTGCTGATCGCGCCCGCGACGGCCAACACCGTCGGCAAGATCGCCGGCGCCGTCGACGACACGCCGGTGACGACCTGTGCGACCACCGCGCTGGGCGCGGACGTGCCCGTCGTGATCGCGCCCGCGATGCACGAGCCGATGTACGACCACCCCGGCGTGCTCGACGCGATCGACCGCGTGGCGTCCTGGGACGTCGACTTCGTCGACCCGCGGATCGAAGAGGGGAAGGCGAAGATCGCGACCGAGGCGGCGATCGTCACCGCGACCGCCCGCGCGACCGCCGAGCAGTCCCTCGCCGGCCGCCACGTCGTCGTGACCTCGGGCGCGACCGCCGAGGCGATCGACCCCGTGCGGATTCTCACGAACCGCGCGTCGGGCAAGACGGGCCGCGCGGTCGCGCGCGCCTGTCACGTCCGCGGCGCCGACGTCACGCTCGTCCACCCCGACGGCGACGTCCACTACGCCGACGCCGTGACGGTCGAGTCCGCCGCTGAGATGCGCGACGCCGTCCTCGACTCCGTCGACGCCGACACCGACGCCGTCGTCTCCGCGGCCGCGATCTCGGATTACACCGTCGACCGGGCCGACGAGAAGCTCCGCTCGGGCGAAGAGCGGACGCTGGAACTCCGCCCGACGCCGAAGCTTCTGGACGACGTCCGCGAGGCCCACCCGGACCTGCCGATCGTCGGGTTCAAGGCCGAGACGTCGGGCGACGACGCGGAGATGACCGAGGCGGCGCGGGGGATCCTCGACCGCGTCGGCCTCGCCTTTGTCGTCGCCAACGACGCCTCCGTGATGGGCGACGACGAGACGCGGACGCTGTTCGTCGACGGCGACGACGCGGTCGAGTTCTCGGGGACGAAGACCGAACTCGGCGGCGCGATCGCCGATCGAATTGCCACGGTCGTCTCCGAATCCGATCCGGACTCCGCGTCCGCGTCCGATTCCGACGCCGATTCCGATTCTGCGCCGGCTCCCGAGTGA
- a CDS encoding Na(+)/H(+) antiporter subunit D has translation MPFLSRRLGHALGVIATGGVSLWSLLVPAGVYLPVSFLGFDAVLLNVDTLSRLMGVIFGLIGAAAVLYSYSSEATNRQTAFALGYVGTSVGAVFAGDWLTMIFFWELMAVTSTLLVWDYGGEAVRAGFRYAVYHGLGGSLLMAAIVWHYVEVGSFLFSASAGMSAGIPAVLAAVGIGVNVGFVGLHTWLPDTYPRPHVAASVFLSVYTTKTGVYGLARAFPDGNLAIAYMGAAMALVGVMYALLQNDMRRLLSYHIQSQVGYMVAGVGVGTALATAGAFAHVFNHILYKALLFMTAGVVIARTDEQSLKYLGGLGRALPVTALAFTVAALSISGFPGFNGFVSKGMITAAAHKEHLDGIFYILLAAGVGTFMSFIKFGYYAFLRSGTGNWTLRKSATGQRVAMLGVAALCVILGLYPDALFLLLPGSTADAHPFTLSHLGEGFLLAALGVVGFALLKKPLSKIGNGVDVDVVIEPATFYGMRGLVRGTTGLFAAVDRAVVAATNAALAAASDPYGTIRGPAVAVIGRDSESLHEGSLRATIATSVLLVAAVLTATLVGLL, from the coding sequence ATGCCGTTCCTCTCGCGGCGGCTCGGCCACGCGCTCGGCGTCATCGCGACCGGAGGGGTCTCGCTGTGGTCGCTGCTCGTGCCGGCGGGAGTCTACCTCCCTGTCTCGTTCCTCGGGTTCGACGCGGTGCTGCTCAACGTCGACACGCTCTCGCGGCTGATGGGCGTCATCTTCGGGCTGATCGGCGCGGCCGCGGTGCTGTACTCCTACTCGTCGGAGGCGACGAACCGCCAGACGGCGTTCGCGCTGGGCTACGTCGGCACCAGCGTCGGCGCGGTCTTCGCCGGCGACTGGCTGACGATGATCTTCTTCTGGGAGCTGATGGCCGTCACGAGCACCCTGCTCGTGTGGGACTACGGCGGCGAGGCCGTCCGCGCGGGCTTCCGGTACGCGGTCTACCACGGCCTCGGCGGCAGCCTCCTGATGGCGGCGATCGTCTGGCACTACGTCGAGGTCGGCTCGTTCCTGTTCAGCGCCAGCGCGGGGATGAGCGCCGGGATCCCGGCCGTCCTGGCGGCGGTCGGCATCGGCGTCAACGTCGGCTTCGTCGGCCTGCACACCTGGCTGCCGGACACCTACCCGCGCCCGCACGTCGCCGCCAGCGTCTTCCTGTCGGTGTACACGACCAAGACGGGCGTCTACGGCCTCGCGCGGGCGTTCCCCGACGGCAACCTCGCGATCGCGTACATGGGCGCGGCGATGGCGCTCGTGGGCGTGATGTACGCCCTGCTCCAGAACGATATGCGCCGCCTGCTGTCGTACCACATCCAGTCGCAGGTCGGCTACATGGTCGCCGGCGTCGGCGTCGGGACGGCCCTGGCGACCGCGGGCGCGTTCGCCCACGTGTTCAATCACATCCTCTACAAGGCGCTGCTCTTTATGACCGCGGGCGTCGTCATCGCGCGGACCGACGAGCAGAGCCTGAAGTACCTCGGCGGTCTGGGCCGGGCGCTGCCTGTGACGGCGCTGGCCTTCACCGTCGCGGCGCTGTCGATCAGCGGCTTCCCCGGCTTCAACGGCTTCGTGAGCAAGGGGATGATCACCGCCGCCGCCCACAAGGAGCACCTCGACGGGATCTTCTACATCCTGCTCGCGGCGGGCGTCGGGACGTTTATGTCCTTCATCAAGTTCGGCTACTACGCCTTCCTCCGGTCGGGGACGGGCAACTGGACGCTCAGGAAATCGGCGACGGGCCAGCGCGTCGCGATGCTCGGCGTCGCCGCGCTCTGTGTGATCCTGGGGCTCTACCCCGACGCGCTGTTCCTGCTGCTGCCCGGCAGCACCGCCGACGCCCACCCGTTCACGCTGAGCCACCTCGGCGAGGGCTTCCTGCTCGCCGCCCTGGGCGTCGTCGGCTTCGCGCTCCTGAAGAAGCCGCTCTCGAAGATCGGCAACGGCGTCGACGTCGACGTCGTGATCGAGCCCGCGACCTTCTACGGGATGCGCGGCCTCGTCCGCGGGACCACGGGCCTGTTCGCCGCCGTCGACCGCGCGGTCGTCGCGGCCACGAACGCCGCGCTCGCCGCCGCGTCCGACCCCTACGGGACGATCCGCGGGCCGGCCGTCGCCGTGATCGGCCGCGACAGCGAGTCGCTCCACGAGGGGAGCCTCCGGGCGACGATCGCGACGAGCGTGCTGCTCGTGGCCGCGGTGCTGACCGCGACGCTCGTCGGCCTGCTGTAG